One part of the Streptomyces lydicus genome encodes these proteins:
- the holA gene encoding DNA polymerase III subunit delta, producing MARKTAHDDPLAPVTLAVGQEDLLLDRAVQQVVAAARAADADTDVRDLTPDQLQPGTLAELTSPSLFAERKVVVVRAAQDLSADTIKDVKGYLGSPAEEITLVLLHAGGAKGKGLLDAARKAGAREVACPKMTKPADRLAFVRGEFRATGRSATPEACQSLVDAIGSDLRELASACSQLAADVEGAIDEAVVARYYTGRAEASSFTVADRAVEGRAAEALEALRWSLATGVAPVMITSALAQGVRAIGKLASAPRGARPGDLARELGMPPWKIDRVRQQMRGWSADGVATALRAVAAADAGVKGGGDDPAYALEKAVVAIARAARSR from the coding sequence ATGGCCAGGAAGACAGCTCACGACGACCCGCTCGCCCCCGTCACGCTCGCGGTGGGCCAGGAAGACCTGCTGCTGGACCGCGCGGTCCAGCAGGTGGTGGCGGCTGCCCGCGCGGCCGACGCGGACACCGATGTACGCGACCTCACCCCCGATCAGCTGCAGCCCGGCACCCTCGCCGAGCTGACCAGCCCCTCGCTCTTCGCCGAACGCAAGGTCGTCGTGGTGCGGGCCGCCCAGGACCTGTCCGCGGACACCATCAAGGACGTGAAGGGGTACCTCGGCTCGCCCGCCGAGGAGATCACGCTCGTCCTGCTGCACGCCGGCGGCGCCAAGGGGAAGGGCCTGCTGGACGCGGCCCGTAAGGCCGGGGCGCGTGAGGTTGCCTGCCCGAAGATGACCAAGCCGGCGGACCGGCTGGCGTTCGTCCGGGGCGAGTTCAGGGCGACCGGGCGGTCCGCGACACCCGAGGCGTGCCAGTCGCTGGTCGACGCGATCGGCAGCGATCTGCGCGAGCTGGCGTCGGCCTGTTCGCAGCTGGCCGCCGATGTCGAGGGCGCGATCGACGAGGCTGTCGTCGCCCGCTACTACACCGGCCGGGCGGAGGCGTCGAGCTTCACCGTCGCTGACCGGGCCGTCGAGGGCCGGGCCGCCGAGGCGCTGGAGGCGCTGCGGTGGTCCCTCGCCACAGGGGTCGCCCCCGTCATGATCACCAGTGCGCTGGCCCAGGGGGTGCGGGCCATCGGCAAGCTGGCCTCCGCCCCGCGCGGCGCCCGCCCCGGTGACCTCGCCCGCGAGCTGGGCATGCCGCCCTGGAAGATCGACCGGGTGCGGCAGCAGATGCGCGGCTGGTCGGCGGACGGTGTGGCGACGGCGCTGCGCGCGGTGGCGGCAGCCGACGCGGGCGTCAAGGGCGGCGGCGACGATCCGGCCTACGCCCTGGAGAAGGCCGTGGTCGCCATCGCCCGGGCGGCGCGGTCGCGCTGA